The following are encoded together in the bacterium genome:
- a CDS encoding response regulator, whose amino-acid sequence MRIHTRLLLFLLVSIAFYALAVSGMRRAGERVSEGVLDTQLAEAAGHFDTVLGMERAPIERAVFDNTFWDEMVRFVRHPDPGWAKENLAEAFPVFGIRDAWVFDPTLREVYAIRADDEGASRRPDIEQVRRATARDPFARFYRRLPDGTVMEYFSAPIQPSEDSARRTVPRGWLVAARPLDAAYLQRLAAATGAQVRLAPVEGAVPLNRVDVATSSIELFAGLRDADHAPVAMLEARRENLGLPVLNQALAASNHLYLLFASANLLLLAVFVIVWVRNPLQRLAESLDRHDIGPVRRYLDARHELGTMARLIRSFLDQREALLSEIEMRRQSEQALREARDLATRSARAKTDFLSVMSHELRTPLNAVIGYADILLDEQPRADQQESLHALRFAAEALLTQVNDVLDFNRIEAGKIELERRELDPRALVEMLLRTFRPQAAAADLSLHAELAADLPRVVGDPLRLAQILTNLISNAIKFTPAGGVTVAVDAAPVDGQQARLTFRVTDTGIGIPADKQQAIFEVFMQADADTTRRYGGSGLGLTIAQRLAGLMGAVITVDSQPGHGATFRFSLTLPIADAIRPAAERPRGDLAGHTVLVVDDNVVNRQLAVRMLADWGCDVETAENGVAAVACAASRRFDLILMDIFMPELNGIDAAARIREMPDGLNAATPIVAFTATNPEESMSADDCRRFDGWVAKPLRPALLRAVLARHVGLAPASAELI is encoded by the coding sequence ATGCGGATCCATACCCGCCTGCTGCTGTTCCTGCTCGTCTCGATCGCCTTCTACGCCCTGGCGGTCAGCGGCATGCGGCGCGCCGGCGAGCGGGTCAGCGAGGGCGTGCTCGACACCCAGTTGGCCGAGGCGGCCGGCCACTTCGACACGGTGCTCGGGATGGAACGGGCGCCGATCGAGCGCGCGGTCTTCGACAACACGTTCTGGGACGAGATGGTCCGCTTCGTCCGCCACCCCGATCCCGGCTGGGCGAAGGAGAACCTCGCCGAGGCCTTCCCGGTGTTCGGCATCCGCGACGCCTGGGTTTTCGATCCGACGCTGCGCGAGGTGTACGCCATCCGCGCCGACGACGAGGGGGCGTCGCGCCGGCCGGACATCGAACAGGTGCGGCGCGCGACCGCGCGCGATCCCTTCGCGCGCTTCTATCGCCGCCTGCCGGACGGGACGGTGATGGAGTACTTCTCCGCCCCGATCCAGCCGAGCGAGGACAGCGCGCGGCGGACCGTCCCGCGCGGCTGGCTGGTGGCGGCGCGCCCGCTCGATGCCGCCTACCTGCAGCGTCTCGCCGCCGCCACCGGCGCCCAGGTGCGGCTGGCGCCGGTGGAGGGCGCGGTGCCGCTCAACCGCGTCGACGTCGCCACCAGCAGCATCGAGCTCTTTGCCGGACTGCGCGACGCCGACCACGCGCCGGTGGCGATGCTGGAGGCGCGGCGCGAGAACCTCGGCCTGCCCGTCCTCAACCAGGCGCTCGCCGCCTCGAACCACCTCTATCTGCTGTTCGCCAGCGCCAACCTGTTGCTGCTGGCCGTGTTCGTCATCGTCTGGGTGCGCAATCCGCTGCAGCGGCTGGCCGAGAGCCTCGACCGCCACGACATCGGACCGGTGCGCCGCTACCTCGACGCCCGCCACGAGCTCGGCACCATGGCGCGCCTGATCCGCAGCTTTCTCGATCAGCGCGAGGCGCTGCTGAGCGAGATCGAGATGCGGCGGCAGTCGGAACAGGCGCTGCGCGAGGCGCGCGATCTGGCGACGCGCTCGGCGCGCGCCAAGACGGACTTCCTGTCGGTGATGAGCCACGAGCTGCGAACGCCGCTCAACGCCGTGATCGGCTACGCCGACATCCTGCTCGACGAGCAGCCGCGCGCCGATCAGCAGGAGTCCCTGCACGCCCTGCGCTTCGCCGCCGAGGCGCTGCTGACGCAGGTGAACGACGTGCTCGACTTCAATCGCATCGAGGCCGGCAAGATCGAGCTCGAGCGGCGCGAGCTCGACCCCCGGGCCCTGGTCGAGATGCTGCTGCGCACCTTCCGGCCGCAGGCGGCGGCGGCCGATCTGTCGCTGCACGCCGAGCTCGCCGCCGACCTGCCGCGGGTGGTGGGCGATCCGCTGCGGCTGGCGCAGATCCTGACCAACCTGATCTCGAACGCGATCAAGTTCACGCCCGCCGGCGGCGTCACCGTCGCCGTCGATGCCGCGCCCGTCGACGGCCAGCAGGCGCGCCTGACGTTTCGGGTCACCGACACCGGCATCGGCATCCCGGCCGACAAGCAGCAGGCGATCTTCGAGGTGTTCATGCAGGCCGACGCGGACACGACGCGCCGCTACGGCGGCAGCGGTCTCGGCCTCACCATCGCGCAACGCCTGGCGGGCCTGATGGGGGCGGTGATCACGGTCGACAGCCAACCCGGGCACGGCGCCACCTTCCGCTTCAGCCTGACGCTGCCGATCGCGGACGCGATCCGCCCCGCGGCGGAGCGGCCGCGCGGCGATCTCGCCGGGCACACGGTGCTGGTGGTCGACGACAACGTCGTCAACCGCCAGCTCGCCGTCCGCATGCTCGCCGACTGGGGGTGCGACGTGGAGACGGCGGAGAACGGCGTCGCCGCCGTCGCCTGCGCCGCCAGCCGGCGCTTCGACCTCATCCTGATGGACATCTTCATGCCGGAGCTGAACGGCATCGACGCCGCGGCGCGCATCCGCGAGATGCCCGACGGGCTCAACGCGGCGACGCCGATCGTCGCCTTCACCGCGACCAACCCGGAGGAGTCGATGTCGGCCGACGACTGCCGCCGCTTCGACGGCTGGGTCGCCAAGCCGCTCCGGCCGGCGTTGCTGCGCGCCGTCCTCGCCCGCCACGTCGGGCTCGCCCCGGCCAGCGCCGAGCTGATCTGA
- a CDS encoding aldehyde dehydrogenase has protein sequence MIETHTELFIDGAWVTPATASTIDVVSPHTEAVIARVAEAREADVDRAVAAAHAAFDHGPWPRTPAAARGAAMRRLLAALQARSERLAQVITAEMGSPISFSTMGQVMAATLVLDYFARLAGEFAFEDVRQGMIGPTLVRREPVGVVAAITPWNVPLFTAMLKLGPALAAGCTVVLKPAPETPLDAVLLAEALVEAEIPPGVVNILPAGREVGDYLVRHAGIDKVSFTGSTAAGRHIAAVCGEQLKRVTLELGGKSAAIILDDADLDGTVAGLLPAMIMNNGQACVAQTRVLASRRRYREVAEALAAALGAVTVGDPADMATMCGPLVSARQRERVEGYIASGRAEGARVAVGGGRPASPSRGWYVEPTLFVDVDNRMRIAREEIFGPVIALIPYADEADALRIANESDYGLSGTVWTADVDRGLDVARRVRTGTYTVNNFMMEFGAPFGGFKCSGIGRELGPEGLGAYLEPKSINLPMGYEPRPSY, from the coding sequence ATGATCGAGACGCACACCGAGCTGTTCATCGACGGCGCCTGGGTGACGCCGGCGACGGCGTCGACCATCGACGTCGTCTCGCCGCACACCGAGGCGGTGATCGCCAGGGTCGCCGAGGCGCGCGAGGCCGACGTCGACCGCGCCGTCGCCGCCGCCCACGCGGCGTTCGACCACGGGCCGTGGCCGCGCACGCCGGCCGCCGCGCGCGGCGCGGCGATGCGCCGCCTGCTGGCGGCGCTGCAGGCGCGCAGCGAGCGGCTGGCGCAGGTGATCACCGCCGAGATGGGCTCGCCGATCTCCTTCTCCACCATGGGCCAGGTGATGGCCGCCACCCTGGTGCTCGACTACTTCGCGCGCCTGGCGGGCGAGTTCGCCTTCGAGGACGTGCGCCAGGGGATGATCGGCCCGACGCTGGTGCGGCGCGAACCGGTCGGCGTGGTGGCGGCGATCACCCCGTGGAACGTGCCGCTGTTCACGGCGATGCTGAAGCTCGGTCCGGCGCTGGCGGCCGGTTGCACGGTGGTGCTGAAGCCGGCGCCGGAGACGCCGCTCGACGCCGTCCTGCTCGCCGAGGCGCTGGTCGAGGCGGAGATCCCGCCCGGCGTGGTCAACATCCTGCCCGCCGGCCGCGAGGTCGGCGACTACCTGGTGCGCCACGCCGGCATCGACAAGGTGAGCTTCACCGGCAGCACCGCCGCCGGCCGCCACATCGCCGCCGTGTGCGGCGAGCAGCTCAAGCGGGTGACGCTGGAGCTGGGCGGCAAGTCGGCGGCGATCATCCTCGACGACGCCGATCTCGACGGCACCGTCGCCGGCCTGCTGCCGGCCATGATCATGAACAACGGCCAGGCCTGCGTCGCCCAGACGCGCGTCCTCGCTTCGCGCCGGCGCTACCGGGAGGTGGCGGAGGCGCTGGCGGCGGCGCTCGGCGCGGTGACGGTCGGCGATCCCGCCGACATGGCGACGATGTGCGGGCCGCTGGTCTCCGCCCGCCAGCGCGAGCGGGTCGAGGGCTACATCGCCAGCGGCCGCGCCGAGGGCGCCCGCGTCGCCGTCGGCGGCGGCCGCCCGGCGTCGCCGTCGCGCGGTTGGTACGTCGAGCCGACGCTGTTCGTCGACGTCGACAACCGCATGCGCATCGCCCGCGAGGAGATCTTCGGCCCGGTCATCGCCCTGATCCCGTACGCGGACGAGGCCGACGCGCTGCGCATCGCCAACGAGTCCGACTACGGCCTCTCCGGCACCGTCTGGACCGCCGACGTCGACCGCGGTCTCGACGTCGCCCGCCGCGTCCGCACCGGCACCTACACCGTCAACAACTTCATGATGGAGTTCGGCGCTCCGTTCGGCGGCTTCAAGTGCTCCGGCATCGGCCGCGAGCTCGGCCCCGAGGGCCTCGGCGCCTACCTCGAGCCCAAGAGCATCAACCTGCCGATGGGGTACGAACCGCGCCCATCGTACTGA
- a CDS encoding MOSC domain-containing protein: MAIVARVLEVWRYPVKSMAGEPLPRAAVGPQGIAGDRGWALRDEDAGEIRGAKKMPVLMQCAARYDAEPTAASVPPVTMTLPDGAVVHSGDADAAARLSALTGRRLTLWPRQPAERADHYRRGLPDTPDLDSELRQIFGRLPDEPLPDLSVMPPELFEYTSPLGTYFDLAPLHLLTTASLAHLAARTPGARFDRRRFRPNLLLEAADGASGLVENDWVGHTLRIGGATVAVTIPAMRCSMTTQAVAELPKDPSVLRTIVRDANQNLGVYAAVAQAGAVAVGDPVELI, translated from the coding sequence ATGGCGATCGTCGCGCGCGTGCTCGAGGTGTGGCGCTATCCGGTGAAATCGATGGCCGGCGAGCCCCTGCCGCGGGCGGCGGTGGGGCCGCAGGGCATCGCCGGCGACCGCGGCTGGGCGCTGCGCGACGAGGATGCGGGCGAGATCCGCGGCGCCAAGAAGATGCCGGTGCTGATGCAGTGCGCCGCGCGCTACGACGCCGAGCCGACCGCGGCGAGCGTGCCGCCGGTGACGATGACGCTGCCCGACGGCGCGGTCGTGCACAGCGGCGACGCCGACGCGGCGGCGCGCCTCTCGGCGCTCACCGGGCGGCGCCTGACCCTGTGGCCGCGCCAGCCGGCCGAGCGCGCCGACCACTACCGCCGCGGCCTGCCGGACACCCCCGACCTCGACAGCGAGCTGCGGCAGATCTTCGGCCGCCTGCCGGACGAGCCGCTGCCCGATCTGTCGGTCATGCCGCCCGAGCTGTTCGAGTACACCTCGCCGCTCGGCACCTATTTCGATCTGGCGCCGCTGCATCTCCTCACCACCGCCTCGCTGGCGCACCTGGCGGCGCGCACGCCCGGCGCGCGCTTCGACCGCCGCCGCTTCCGCCCCAACCTGCTGCTCGAGGCCGCGGACGGCGCCAGCGGCCTGGTCGAGAACGACTGGGTGGGCCACACCCTGCGGATCGGCGGCGCGACCGTCGCCGTCACCATCCCGGCGATGCGCTGCAGCATGACCACCCAGGCGGTGGCCGAGCTGCCGAAGGATCCGTCGGTGCTGCGCACCATCGTCCGCGACGCCAACCAGAACCTCGGCGTGTACGCCGCGGTGGCGCAGGCGGGCGCGGTCGCCGTCGGCGATCCGGTCGAGCTGATCTGA
- a CDS encoding nitroreductase family protein → MPLEEAISTQRAIRRLKPDPVDDALVLKLIELALKAPTGSNAQNWEFIVVRDAAVKAKLAKYNRQAWNLYGGLGRRLVARRGDVAMGKILDAVQWQADHFEEIPVIVVACLKARIPIWPPAATASLYGSIFPSVQNLLLAARAAGLGAALITLPLWSRFLARRALGLPSSVAPCAVIPLGWPKGRYGPTRRRPVGEVVSLDRYGNRAFLS, encoded by the coding sequence ATGCCCCTGGAAGAGGCGATCTCAACCCAGCGCGCCATCCGCCGCCTGAAGCCCGATCCCGTCGACGACGCGCTGGTGCTGAAGCTCATCGAGCTCGCCCTCAAGGCGCCGACGGGGTCGAACGCGCAGAACTGGGAGTTCATCGTCGTGCGCGATGCGGCGGTGAAGGCGAAGCTGGCGAAGTACAATCGGCAGGCGTGGAATCTGTACGGCGGGTTGGGGCGGCGGTTGGTGGCGCGCCGCGGCGACGTGGCGATGGGGAAGATCCTCGATGCGGTGCAGTGGCAGGCGGATCATTTCGAGGAGATCCCGGTGATCGTGGTCGCCTGTCTGAAGGCGCGGATTCCGATCTGGCCGCCGGCGGCGACGGCGAGTCTCTACGGCTCGATCTTCCCCTCGGTGCAGAACCTGCTGCTGGCGGCGCGCGCCGCCGGCCTCGGCGCGGCGCTGATCACGCTGCCGCTGTGGAGCCGCTTCCTGGCGCGGCGGGCGCTCGGGCTGCCGTCCAGCGTCGCGCCCTGCGCGGTGATTCCGCTCGGCTGGCCGAAGGGGCGCTACGGGCCGACGCGGCGACGGCCGGTGGGCGAGGTGGTGTCGCTCGATCGCTACGGCAACCGGGCGTTCCTGAGCTGA
- a CDS encoding type II toxin-antitoxin system Phd/YefM family antitoxin, translating to MRILPLAEAKAKLSQLVAEIESTDGEVTITRNGRAVAVLVSHEDFERWKETAEIMADPEFLAEIRKGMQEIRKRRARRFDAAALDKLFRASR from the coding sequence ATGCGCATCCTTCCGCTTGCCGAAGCGAAGGCGAAGCTCAGTCAGCTCGTCGCCGAGATCGAATCGACCGACGGCGAGGTCACCATCACCCGGAACGGCAGGGCCGTCGCCGTCCTGGTGAGCCACGAGGATTTCGAGCGCTGGAAGGAGACGGCGGAGATCATGGCGGATCCCGAGTTCCTCGCCGAAATCCGCAAAGGCATGCAGGAGATCCGCAAGCGTCGTGCGCGGCGCTTCGACGCCGCGGCACTGGACAAGCTGTTCCGCGCCAGCCGCTAG
- a CDS encoding type II toxin-antitoxin system RelE/ParE family toxin, whose amino-acid sequence MRARLIGLPDHVQATIRALHPELRRQVRAALDQLQALPEAGKELKGDLAGWRSLRVGRLRIVYRATRATLDVAAIGPRSSIYLEAARLTRTRRRRLGPR is encoded by the coding sequence ATGCGCGCACGGCTGATCGGTCTGCCGGATCACGTGCAGGCCACGATCCGCGCGCTGCATCCCGAGCTCAGGCGCCAGGTGCGTGCCGCCCTCGACCAACTGCAGGCCCTGCCGGAGGCCGGCAAGGAGCTCAAAGGCGACCTCGCCGGGTGGCGCAGCCTCCGCGTCGGACGGCTGCGGATCGTCTATCGCGCAACCCGGGCCACGCTCGATGTCGCCGCGATCGGTCCGCGATCCTCGATCTACCTCGAGGCCGCCCGCCTCACGCGCACCCGGCGCCGGCGCCTCGGTCCCCGCTGA